A window from Lagopus muta isolate bLagMut1 chromosome 5, bLagMut1 primary, whole genome shotgun sequence encodes these proteins:
- the DARS2 gene encoding aspartate--tRNA ligase, mitochondrial produces MLRLVRSALPRLSTERARLSSGWVPRAPDVNSFAARTNTCGELRAAHIGQEVTLCGWIQYQRQGLFLVLRDFQGLTQIIIPQDEAHSHVRKLLSNAPVESVVRVTGIVSSRPPGQENRKMPTGDIEVKVETAEVLNFCKKLPFEIKDFIKKSEALRMQYRYLDLRSSQLQYNLRLRSQVVMRMREYLCNHHGFVDVETPTLFKRTPGGAKEFLVPSREAGKFYSLPQSPQQFKQLLMIGGLDRYFQVARCYRDEGSRPDRQPEFTQIDIEMSFVDQAGIQRLIEGLLQYSWPEERGPITTPFPSMTYEEALADYGTDKPDTRFGMKIVDISDTFRRLDIGFVQNVLSYPHSTAKAICIPQGVRYLKNKDLESLKEAAKSQFNQEIMDVVCRPDGSLKSLLTKFLSQEQQSELIQALNMQVDDVVLLAAGDHKRVCSALGSLRLQSADLLEAAGMILRDPAALHFLWVVDFPLFLPKEDNPSELESAHHPFTAPHPSDTNLLYSDPTKVRSQHYDLVLNGSEIGGGSIRIHNAQQQRFVLEKVLKEDSEVLSHLLEALEFGAPPHGGIALGLDRLISLIVGSPSIRDVIAFPKSFRGRDLMGSAPDYVTPEELEPYHIHVSWPAAETEAKKN; encoded by the exons ACAAGGCCTGTTCCTGGTTTTGAGGGATTTCCAGGGACTCACCCAGATCATCATTCCACAGGATGAA GCACATTCTCATGTGAGGAAGCTCCTGTCCAATGCTCCAGTGGAATCTGTTGTGCGAGTGACTGGCATCGTGTCTTCTCGGCCCCCAGGGCAGGAGAATCGG aaaatgcCAACAGGGGACATCGAAGTCAAGGTGGAGACTGCAGAGGTTCTCAACTTTTGCAAGAAGCTGCCCTTTGAAATCAAAGATTTCATCAAG AAATCAGAGGCCTTGCGCATGCAGTATCGCTACCTGGACCTGCGCAGCTCCCAGTTACAGTACAACCTGAGGCTGAGATCCCAGGTGGTGATGAGGATGCGAGAGTACCTGTGTAATCACCATG GGTTTGTGGATGTAGAAACACCAACGCTCTTTAAGAGAACCCCAGGG GGGGCAAAGGAATTCCTTGTGCCCTCCAGGGAAGCAGGCAAGTTCTACTCCCTGCCTCAGAGTCCTCAGCAGTTCAAGCAGCTCCTGATGATTGGAGGCCTGGACAG GTACTTCCAGGTTGCTCGCTGCTACCGTGATGAAGGCTCACGGCCTGACAGGCAGCCAGAATTCACTCAG aTAGATATAGAAATGTCATTTGTAGATCAAGCTGGGATCCAGAGGTTGATAGAGGGCCTCCTGCAATATTCCTGGCCTGAGGAAAGAGGCCCCATTACAACTCCTTTCCCTTCCATGACTTATGAGGAGGCACTGGCTGACTATGGGACTGATAAACCAGACACTCGCTTTGGGATGAAG ATAGTGGATATCAGTGATACTTTTCGAAGATTGGACATTGGGTTTGTGCAGAATGTGCTCAGTTACCCTCACAGCACTGCCAAGGCTATTTGTATCCCTCAGGGAGTG aggtatcttaaaaataaagatttggaATCCTTAAAGGAGGCTGCAAAATCCCAGTTCAACCAG GAAATCATGGATGTTGTCTGCAGGCCCGACGGGAGCTTGAAGTCTTTGCTCACCAAGTTTCTTAGTCAAGAGCAACAGTCAGAGCTCATCCAAGCACTGAACATGCAGGTGGATGatgtggtgctgctggcagctggagaCCACAAGCGAGTG tgctctgcattAGGAAGCCTACGGCTGCAGAGTGCTGACCTCCTGGAGGCAGCTGGAATGATACTGCGGGATCCAGCAGCTCTTCACTTCCTCTGGGTGGTGGATTTCCCACTTTTCCTCCCCAAGGAAGACAATCCCTCTGAACTGGAGTCTGCTCATCACCCCTTCACTGCCCCTCATCCTTCAGATACCAACCTCCTCTATTCTGACCCCACAAAG GTTCGTAGCCAGCATTATGACCTTGTGCTGAATGGCAGTGAAATTGGAGGTGGCTCCATCAGAATTCATAATGCGCAACAGCAGCGTTTTGTGCTGGAGAAAGTGCTGAAG GAAGACTCAGAGGTGCTTTCCCATCTGCTTGAGGCTCTGGAATTTGGAGCTCCCCCCCATGGAGGAATTGCTTTAG GACTTGACAGGCTCATCTCCCTCATCGTTGGCTCTCCGAGTATCCGAGATGTCATTGCTTTTCCTAAATCATTCAGGGGACGGGACCTGATGGGCAGTGCTCCAGACTATGTCACTCCAGAAGAATTAGAGCCATATCACATCCACGTTTCGTGgcctgctgcagaaacagaagcGAAGAAAAACTGA
- the RGS8 gene encoding regulator of G-protein signaling 8 isoform X1, protein MAALLIPRRNRGMRTRLGCLSHKSDSYNDFTAILPDKPNRALKRLSTEEATRWADSFDVLLSHKYGLAAFRAFLKTEFSEENLEFWLACEDFKKTRSAAKLAAKAQRIFEEFIDVQAPREVNIDFQTRELTRRNMQEPSLSCFDQAQGKVHSLMEKDSYPRFLRSKIYTDLLSQTQRRLS, encoded by the exons ATGGCTGCGTTACTGATCCCACGGAG GAACAGAGGGATGAGGACTCGCCTGGGCTGCCTGTCTCACAAATCAGACTCATATAATGATTTCACAGCTATTCTTCCGGACAAGCCCAACCGGGCTTTGAA aaGACTGTCAACAGAAGAAGCAACGAGATGGGCAGACTCTTTTGATGTCCTTTTGTCCCATAAAT ATGGGCTGGCTGCCTTCCGTGCTTTCCTGAAGACTGAGTTCAGTGAGGAGAACCTGGAGTTTTGGCTGGCCTGCGAAGACTTCAAGAAGACCCGCTCAGCAGCCAAGCTGGCTGCCAAGGCACAACGCATCTTTGAGGAGTTCATTGACGTTCAGGCTCCCCGTGAG GTGAACATTGACTTCCAGACACGGGAGCTGACAAGAAGGAACATGCAGGAGCCCTCCCTTTCCTGCTTTGACCAAGCCCAGGGAAAAGTGCACAGCCTGATGGAAAAAGACTCATACCCCAGGTTCCTGAGATCCAAAATCTACACAGACCTGCTGTCTCAAACCCAGAGGAGGCTCAGCTAG
- the RGS8 gene encoding regulator of G-protein signaling 8 isoform X2, whose product MAALLIPRRNRGMRTRLGCLSHKSDSYNDFTAILPDKPNRALKLSTEEATRWADSFDVLLSHKYGLAAFRAFLKTEFSEENLEFWLACEDFKKTRSAAKLAAKAQRIFEEFIDVQAPREVNIDFQTRELTRRNMQEPSLSCFDQAQGKVHSLMEKDSYPRFLRSKIYTDLLSQTQRRLS is encoded by the exons ATGGCTGCGTTACTGATCCCACGGAG GAACAGAGGGATGAGGACTCGCCTGGGCTGCCTGTCTCACAAATCAGACTCATATAATGATTTCACAGCTATTCTTCCGGACAAGCCCAACCGGGCTTTGAA ACTGTCAACAGAAGAAGCAACGAGATGGGCAGACTCTTTTGATGTCCTTTTGTCCCATAAAT ATGGGCTGGCTGCCTTCCGTGCTTTCCTGAAGACTGAGTTCAGTGAGGAGAACCTGGAGTTTTGGCTGGCCTGCGAAGACTTCAAGAAGACCCGCTCAGCAGCCAAGCTGGCTGCCAAGGCACAACGCATCTTTGAGGAGTTCATTGACGTTCAGGCTCCCCGTGAG GTGAACATTGACTTCCAGACACGGGAGCTGACAAGAAGGAACATGCAGGAGCCCTCCCTTTCCTGCTTTGACCAAGCCCAGGGAAAAGTGCACAGCCTGATGGAAAAAGACTCATACCCCAGGTTCCTGAGATCCAAAATCTACACAGACCTGCTGTCTCAAACCCAGAGGAGGCTCAGCTAG
- the RGS8 gene encoding regulator of G-protein signaling 8 isoform X3: MAALLIPRRRLSTEEATRWADSFDVLLSHKYGLAAFRAFLKTEFSEENLEFWLACEDFKKTRSAAKLAAKAQRIFEEFIDVQAPREVNIDFQTRELTRRNMQEPSLSCFDQAQGKVHSLMEKDSYPRFLRSKIYTDLLSQTQRRLS, translated from the exons ATGGCTGCGTTACTGATCCCACGGAG aaGACTGTCAACAGAAGAAGCAACGAGATGGGCAGACTCTTTTGATGTCCTTTTGTCCCATAAAT ATGGGCTGGCTGCCTTCCGTGCTTTCCTGAAGACTGAGTTCAGTGAGGAGAACCTGGAGTTTTGGCTGGCCTGCGAAGACTTCAAGAAGACCCGCTCAGCAGCCAAGCTGGCTGCCAAGGCACAACGCATCTTTGAGGAGTTCATTGACGTTCAGGCTCCCCGTGAG GTGAACATTGACTTCCAGACACGGGAGCTGACAAGAAGGAACATGCAGGAGCCCTCCCTTTCCTGCTTTGACCAAGCCCAGGGAAAAGTGCACAGCCTGATGGAAAAAGACTCATACCCCAGGTTCCTGAGATCCAAAATCTACACAGACCTGCTGTCTCAAACCCAGAGGAGGCTCAGCTAG